Genomic DNA from Caldicellulosiruptor hydrothermalis 108:
TCAATAACTGTGTCCACTGGCTTGTCAGAATAATCTTTCTTTATCTCAACACTCAAACCACTGTTATCAAGCTCTATCTGAGCATCTTTGATATTGAGCCCAACCACATCAGGTACTTTGACCATTTCTGGTCCTTTGCTAACTATTAGCTTGACAGTAGTATCTTTTTTTACTTTGATACCTGCAGCAGGGTCTTGATTGATGACTGTTCCTTTTTCAGCCGGGTCGTTTTGCTCTTCAATGGTATATGTTAGCCCCAGCTCATCAAGTTTTGCCTTTGCATCATCAATTGAAAAGCCTACAAGGTCTGGCATTGTTATATTATCTTCTTGATAAGTCAAGCTTTTCCCAATAGCATTATAAAATATTAGCCACCCTATTGCAACAATAATAAGGGCAGTTAAAATTCCTGCTACCACATAAATCCAATCTTTTCTTTTTTCTTTTGACTCTTTTTTGGGGTCTACTGAGGTATTATCCGATTTTATCTTTTCAAGCTGAAACTGTTTGGTAGCAGCATTTTCATGCGACTCTATCTTGACAAAATCACCCTCTGGTTCAATGAGCGAATTTTTCAAATCTTGAATCATCTCACTGGCTGATTGATACCTCAGCAAAATATCTTTTTGCATTGCCTTTAAGATTATTGCTTCTAAGCTTTTTGGTATATTGGGATTATAAAGTGTAGGTTTTATTGGCTGTTCTTGCAGGTGTTTTAGCGCAATAGAAATCGGAGTATCTCCATCAAATGGCAAAACTCCCGTCACCATTTCATAAAGTACAACTCCAAGAGAGTACAGGTCAGACCTGTTATCTACATATCCTCCTCTTGCCTGTTCTGGCGAAAAATAATGGACAGAACCAATGGTGAGATTTGTGTTTATAATGGTGCCTGTTGAAACTGCTCGTGCAATGCCAAAATCTGTTACTTTGACAATTCCATTTTCATCAATCAAGATATTTTGAGGTTTTATATCCCTGTGCACAATGCCTTTTTTGTGGGCATGGTCCAAAGCTCTCAAAACCTGTATAGCAATGGTTGTTGCATCTTTTGGGCTGAGCCTGCCCGTTTCTTTCATAAACTCTTTTAGAGTTTTGCCATTTACATATTCCATAACTATGTAGTACATCCCGTCCTGCTCACCAACATCATAGATTGATACAATGTTGGGATGCGAAAGAGATGCTGCTGCCAGCGCTTCTGTTCTGAACCGTTGCAAAAATTCCTCGTCTGTTGCAAATTCCGACCTTAAAACTTTTATGGCAACATATCTATTCAAAACTGCATCTTTGGCTTTGTATACAACCGACATTCCACCGCTTCCTAACTTCTCTTCAACTTTATATCTGTTGCCTATTACAAAATCATCCATGCGGCATCATCACCCTCACCACGTCTTTTATTCTTTATACCAAAAGATAGATAACAGTTATATTGTCAATTCCGCCTGCTTCAAGAGCTTTTTCTATTAATCTTTTCCCTATTTCATCAAAATTATTTTCCTTGAATATCTTGTGTATGTAGGTCTCAAAAACCATGTTGGTAAGTCCATCTGTACACAGCAAAAAGCAGTAATCCTTGCCTTCCTCTCGTGCAAGCTCGTAAATATCAACTTCCAGCTCTTCTTCAATGCCCACCGCTCTTGTTATAACGTTTTTCTTGGGATGGGTATAAATTTCCTCTTTTGTAATTTTTCCATCTTTGAACATTTCATAAACCAGAGAATGGTCCTCTGTAATTTGTCTAATTTCATTGCTATCTACAATGTAGACTCTTGAGTCTCCGATGTTGCTCACAAGTATCTTATCTTTATAGCAAAATAGTCCTGCTAAGGTAGTGCCCATTCCATAAAAAAGGGGATTTTTTATCTGATGGTTTATAATTTTTTGGTTTGCATACCTGTAAGCTTCTTTTATGGTCTCTTTCAGAGAATATTCTAACATTTTCTGATTCAATAAAATATAGTCAAGTACATACTGGCAGGCAAGGCTGCTTGCCACCTCACCTGCACTGTGTCCACCCATCCCGTCAGCAATTAAGAAAACATTCAATCCATCTTCCCCTTTGTAAACAATATAATAATCCTCATTGTTTGCCCTTACATTTCCTTTTTCTGTGAGAGCAACGTATCTCACGCATTTCATCTCCTACTTTTCAGTAATGTTAAAATACCGTCTTCTCAGCTGTCCACATGCTGCAGATATACTACTGCCAAGCTCTCTTCTGATTGTAACTTGAATCTGATATGATCTTAAGGTTTCAAAAAATGTTTTTATTTTTTCCTTGGAAGGTCTTTTAAATCCCTTCTCTTCAACAGGGTTTACAGGAATCAAGTTTACATGTACAAGCTTACCTTTTAACATCTTGCCAAGCTCTTGAGCACATTCAATAGAATCATTTACCCCATCTATCAGAGCGTACTCAAAGGTGACTCTTCTGTTGGTCCTTTGAATATAGTAATCAACTGCTTTCATGATATCTTCAATAGGATATTTCTTGTTTATCGGAACAAGCTTGTCTCTCAGACTATTATTTGGGGCATGCAGAGATATTGCAAGGTTTACTTGTTTTGGAAAATCACAGAGCCTATAAATCCCTTCAACTATGCCAACTGTGGAAATGGTGATATGCCTTGCCCCTATGTTCTTCCCCTCTTTTGAGTTTATTATCTCAATAAACTTAAACACATTTTCAATGTTGTCAAATGGCTCGCCACTTCCCATCAGAACAACATTTGTTATTCTTTTGCCTGTAAAGTTTTCTGCATTGATTATCTGGTCAACCATCTCACCTGGCGTAAGGTTTCTGACAAATCCGCCTATGGCAGAAGCACAAAACCTACAGTTCATTCTGCATCCAACTTGTGTTGAGACGCATATTGCATTCCCATACCGATAAGGCAAAAACACGCTTTCAACTCCATTTTTATCGCAAAGTTCAAACAGAAATTTTATACTCTCTCCATCACTTTGATGCTGTAAAATCTGTAAAGAGTTTATCAAAAACTCATCATCAATCTTTTTTCGAAGTTCAAGGGGAAGATTTGTAAATTGCATTACATCAGTAGCATTTTTCTTGTAAAGCCACTCAAAAACCTGGGTCGCTCTAAAAGGCTTTTCACCAACACTTTCAAGCCATTTTCTGAGCTCATCTATTGTTAAGTCCTTTATAAGCCTTTTCATATTCCTTATCTTTCGCCCTCTTTTCTCAGTTTTGAAATAAAAAATCCATCACAATTAAACTCATCAGGGAAAATGGTTATTTGGGATACCAATGAAAAATCTCTGTGCTTGTCTAAAAACTTTAAAACTGTCTCTTCATTTTCTTTTCTTGACAGAGTGCATGTAGAATAAAAAAGAAGTCCTCCTTTTTTTAAATAGCCTGCGGCATTGTCAAGTATTCTTACCTGCAGCTCATGAAGATTCTCAACATCCTGATAACTTTTATTCCATTTTATATCAGGCTTTTTTCTGATTGCGCCAAAACCAGTACATGGAAGGTCGGCAATCACAATATCAAATTTTTCGGCAAAATCAGGGTTAAAAACCTCAGCGTCACTTTTTGCAACAATGATATTATCAAAACCAAGACGCAAAATGTTTTCTCGCAAAATATCAAGCTTATGTTCGTTTATATCACATGCAACAACAAACCCATCTATAACCTCTGCGCAGTTAAAAGTCTTTCCACCTGGTGCGGCACACAGGTCTATCACTTTCTTTGCTCTTTTAAAATCTTCTTGGTTAAACTTTACAACAAGAGAGGATGCTAAATCCTGAAAATAGAAATAGCCTTCCTTATAAAGTTCTGTTTCCTTTATGTTACCCTTCAAAACATGGATTATTTCATTGTTATGAGAATTAATCTCATACTTAAATCCGTTTTTTTCAAGCTCCTGTGTTAATGTACTTACATCGGTTTTTTTAGTATTTATCTTTATACTCTGAGGAGGTTTCGTATTTAAAAACTCCAAAATTTTTAAAGTTTTTTCAAGTCCATAACTTTCTTCTAAATAATCTATTAAAAATCTGGGATAAGAAAGCTTTATTGAGATATAACTTTTATAGTCCACATCCTTAATTCTTTCCAATGACTCTTCTATTTGGTTTTTGTTTCTGATTATATTTCTCAAAATTGCATTTACAAAAGCCTTTAAATGTGGACTTATTTTGCTTGCAATCTCACATGCCTCGTTCACTGTTGCATACTCTGGAATCTTTTCAAGAAAAAGAAGTTCGTATGTGGCAACTCTTAAAATGTTTAATATCCTTTTATCCTTTACTCCTTTTTTAGCAACAAAATTAATATAGTACTCAATAAGGCTTTTGTATCTCAAAACACCATGAACAAGCTCAACAAACAAAGCCCTGTCCTTTTCATTTTTTAACTTTTGATGGAATTTCTCCATCAAAGAGTCCATGCCAGAAAACTTTTTCTTTTCAACCTCAAACAGTAGAAGAAAAGCAGCTTCTCTCGTATTAATCTTTAATCATCCCTTCTTCGTTGGACTAAACTAAGATAGTACAAAAGCTGGAGTATAGCAACAGATACCGCGGCAACATATGTCATAGCAGCCGCTCCAAGCACTTTCTTTATTGCTATTTCCTCATCAGGAAGGATAACCCCTGCTACTTTTAACGCATCCACAGCTCTTTTGCTTGCATTTAATTCAACAGGCAGTGTAATTAAGGTAAACATAACTGCCAAGCTGAAAAGCAAGATTCCAAGGTTTATGAATATATCTCCATTTTTTAGCAAAAGGCCTATCAAAATGAGCGGAAAAGCCAAATTTGATCCTATATTCACAACAGGTACCATGGCAGTTCTAAGAGCAAGCCACGGATATTTTTGGTAGTGCTGAATGGCATGCCCTGCCTCATGTGCAGCAACTCCAACTGCAGCAACAGAATTGGAATCAAAAACACCTTGTGATAGTCTGAGCACTCTAAATCGCGGGTCGTAATGGTCTGTCAAAAGTCCCGGTACATATTCTACTCTGACATCATAAATACCGTTGGACCACAGTATATTTTTGGCAACCTCGGCACCTGTCAGCCCTGAAAATGTTCTGACTCTGGAATACTTTGAAAAAACCATCTGGACCCTCATTTGAGCTATAAGAGATATCAAAAATGCAGGAATAGCAAACACAAGATACAAAGGGTCAAAATAGTAAAACACTTTTCATCCTCTCCTCTGAAATTAGGCTAAAACATCTCCTCTTTTTATTTTATACCCATTGACAAAGTCTCTTGCACCAATCTTTTTCCCACCCTCAAGCTGAAGAAGTTTAAGTCTTATCAGTCCATCTCTAACTTTTATTATAATGCTGCTGTCATCTATCTCAACTACAGTACCATTTGGTCTACTATCAAAAATATTGTCCTGAACAATTTCCATGTCGTGAATCTTCAAAAGTTTTTCTTTAAAAGTTGTAAAAATCCCTGGCCACATCTTAAGAGCTCTGAATCTGTTATAAATTTCCTTTGCACACATATCCCAGTCAATCTTTCCTTCTTCCTTTTTGATAGGTGGTGCATATGTTGCTCTGCTGTGATCCTGTTTTACAGGAGTTATACTCTCAATATTCTTCAGAACCTCAATTAAAAGCTGGCTACCCGCTTCTGAAAGTTTTTTTGAAAGTGTTAAAATGTCATCATCATTTTCAATTTTAACTTCTTTCTGAAGAAGAATATCTCCTGTGTCTAATCCCTCGTCCATTTTCATAATGGTAATACCTGTATATTCCTTGCCATCCATAAGTACTCTTTGAATTGGTGCAGCTCCTCTGTACTCTGGTAAAAGGGAAGCATGAACATTTATGCAGCCATACTTGGGTATCTCAAGCACTTCTTTGGGAAGAATTTTCCCATATGCAACAACTACGATTGTATCAGGATTTATCTCTTTTAGAAGTTCAAAAAACTCCTCGTTATTCTTTAGCTTTTCTGGTTGAACAACTTCTATTCCAACCTTTTGAGCAAACTCCTTGACAGCTGGTGCTGTCAATATTCTTTTTCTCCCAACAGGTTTGTCAGGTTGGGTCACAACAAGTTTTAAATTGACAAAAGGCTCTTGAATCAGTTTTTGCAAAATATCAACTGCAAAATCTGGTGTTCCCATAAACACAATGTCCAATTCACTTTCCCCTTTCTAAAACCCAAGCAATTTATTCTAAATCCATCTTATCGCCTCTTGAGCGCCTTTGCTCGATCTCCTCTTCAGATACAAATCGTATAACCTTGTCAACAAACAAAATACCATCAAGATGATCTATCTCATGACACACAGCCCTTGCTAAAAGCCCCTCTGCTTCAAGTCTAAACTCATTTCCAAACCTATCCTGAGCTTTTACTACCACTTTCTGTGGTCTTTCCACCTCACCCCACACATTTGGAACAGAAAGACAGCCCTCTACATCCACAGCACTTCCTTCTACTTGTTCTATTTCGGGATTGACAAGTTCAATTGCTCCTTCTCCTATATCAATCACAACCGCCCTTTTGAGTACTCCCACCTGGGGCGCTGCAAGACCAATGCCGTTTGCTTCATACATGGTGTCTTTCATATCGTCAAGAAGCTGATGAAGTCGCTGGTCAAATTTCTCAACAACCTTAGATTTTTTGCGTAGTATCTCATCTTCATATGTTCTTATCTTTCTCAGTGCCATTTGTCTAAATTTAAACCCTCCTGTTTTTTAAAGTGTATCCAAAGGATTTACGTCGATGATAAGCGACGCGTTACTATAATTATATCTTTCTTTGATTAGATTTGCTATACTAATCATCTGCCCAGCTCTTTTGAACTTTACCAATATGTGATACCTGTACTGGTTTTCTATTTTAAAGATAGGATTTTCACTTGGACCATAAATCTTCATGTCATTTTCCATTTCATACTCCCTGAGCAAAGCATATACATGCTCTATTCCTCTCTTTGCCATATTCTGTTCCCTTGCTACTGTAACAAAGTTGACTACATAAGAATACGGTGGATATTCCATCATTTTTCTCAGTTTCATTTCCTGGGCATAAAAGCTTTCATAGTCGTGCTTTGAAGCAAACACAATGCTGTAATCTTCAGGGTTAAAAGTCTGAATTATAACTTTTCCTGGCTTTTCCCTGCCAGACCTTCCTGCAACCTGTGTAAGCAGTTGAAAGGTTCTTTCTCTACTCCTGAAATCTGGCATGTTCAAAAGAATATCTGCATCTATCACACCCACCAAGGTCAAGTCAGGAAAGTGCAAACCTTTTGCAATCATCTGTGTACCAACAAGAATATCTGCCTCTTTTTCCCTGAACTTTTTCACAATCTGTTCTGTCGCATCTTTTCTTGAAGTTGTATCACTGTCCATACGCAAAACCCTCGCATCTTTAAAGTACGCTTTTATCTCTTCCTCTATCTTCTGGGTGCCACTACCATATTGTCTGACATACCTGCTGTTACATTTTGCACACACACCTCTATATTCCTCTTTATACCCGCAATAGTGACATCTCAAATACCCTTCTTTGTGGTATGTAAGTGAAATACTGCAATTTTTGCACATATAAACATAACCGCACTCACGGCATATAACAATTGGAGAATAACCTCTCCTGTTTAAAAAAAGGAGAACCTGCTCCCCTTTTTTCAAGTTGTTCTCTATTTCACTAAGTAAAAGCCTGCTAAAAATGGACTTGTTACCTTCTAAGATTTCTTTTTTCATATCAACAATCAAAACTTCTGGCAGATTCTTATTTATTCTATTTTTCAACGTACAAAGAAAATATCTTCCTTTTTGTGCATAAAAATAATGCTCAATAGATGGAGTTGCAGAGCCAAGTATAATGGGTATATTATTTATTTTAGCCCTCATCTGGGCAACCTCAACAGCATTTATCCGCGGCGATTTTTCAGATTTATAGCTTGGTTCATGCTCTTCATCGACAATTATAAGACCAAGGTTCTTGACAGGGGCAAAAACTGCTGATCGCGGACCAATCACCACAACCGCCTCTTTGTTTCTGGCAGCAAGCCAACTATTTAGCCTGTCTAGACTTTTCATTTTGCTGTGATATACTAAAACCTTGTTGCCTATTCTACTTTGAACATTTTCTATCATCTGTGGTGTGAGTGAGATTTCTGGGACCATGAAAATTACACTTTTGCCTTTTTCAATTGCATATTGTATCGCTCTTATATAAACCTCTGTTTTCCCACTCCCTGTGACTCCAAATAAAAGAATATTATTGTATCCTCCTTCATCAAAAGCAGAGATTATACTATTTAGGGCTTTGTGCTGTTCTTCAGTTAAATTATAATTAGGTTCTACCAGCGGCAGATTTTTCTCAGCATTTTCTCTTGTATCAAAATTCTTTAAATCAAACTCCAAAAGCCCTTCCAAAAAGAGCTTCATTATTTTTTCTTTGTTCTCTTTCACAAGCTTTGAATTTACGCTCACCGGTTTTTTCAAAATACTTTCATACAACTTTTTTAAATCATCATCCAAGTTCCTATTTTCTTCATGCTTTTTTGCACAGATATTATATATCTGTTTGCTGCTCACAAAAGGAGGTATAACAAGCGACAAAGCCTCACCCAAATTCAACGCATAGTAATTTTTCATTGAAAAAGCAAGTTCTATCTGTTCCTTTGAAACAATTGAAAACTTATCAATTACAGCAAGCACGCTCTTTAACTTATTTTCCTCTATATCAGTAGTTTGCTTTATCCCAACAACAAGCCCTTCCACAATTCTATTTGAAACTCCAAAGCTTACATACACTCTTTTCCCTATCTCAATGCTATTTTCAAGATGTGTTGGTACCAAATAATCAAACACCTTATCAACATTGGCGTCCTGGTAGTTGATACAAACCTGAGCTATCATCTTAAAACTCAAACTCCATCCATTAAAAATTATTACCTCTGCTACATTTTGCAGAGGTAAGTCACTACATGGTCGAAAATCCTTTTAGCAACTTCACTTTTGCTCATTTTTGGAAGATTTTCTACCTTTTCTTTTGATATGAGTGTTACAATGTTTGTATCAACATCAAAACCTGCTCCCTCTTCAAGCACATTGTTTGCAACAATCAAATCAGCATTTTTTTCTTCTAATTTCTTTTGAGAGTTCTCTAAAACATTCTCTGTCTCTGCTGAAAACCCCACAATTATTTGACCCGGTTTTTTATTCTCTCCCACAAACTTTAAAATATCTGGATTTTTAATAAGCTCAATAACCAGTTCATCCGTGTTTTCTTTTTTAATCTTGGTTTCGTTTGTAGTTTTAGGTCTATAATCAGCCACAGCTGCAGAAAAGATTAGTATATCGTACTGCTCGTAAATCTCTTTTACCTTCTGATACATCTGAGAAGCTGTTTGCACGTGTATAATTTCTATGTCAGCATAGGTGTTGATACTCACTGGACCGGAGACGACTGTAACTTGAGCTCCTCTTTTGTATGCCTCTTCAGCTATGGCATAACCCATTTTGCCAGATGATCTGTTTGAAATAAACCTGATGGGGTCTAAATATTCCCTTGTAGGTCCTGCAGTAATGAGAACTTTCTTTCCTGCCAAGTCTTGACTGCAAAGAAGCTTTTCTATCTCAATCAATATCTTTTGATTTTCTGGATATCTTCCCTTGCCATACACACCGCAAGCCAAAAACCCTGATTCGGGTTCCACAAAGTTTATCCCAACCGATTTTAGCTTGTGAATATTTTGCTTCACAATGGCATTTTCGAACATGTTTGAATTCATTGCAGGCACAATCAGCACAGATTTGTCAAATGCTAAAAAGGTTGTGGAAAGCAAATCATCTGCAATACCATTTGCAAACTTTCCAATTATGTTTGCAGTAGCAGGAGCCACCACAAGAATATCTGCCCATGTTGTAAGAGAGATATGTTCTATATCGTAGAAATATTCGCTTTCAAAAGTATCTGTATAAACCTTGTTCTGAGAAAGAGTTTGCAGTGTCAAAGGAGTTATAAACTTTTGGGCATTTTTGGTCATTATTATCTTTACATTTGCTTCATTTTTCTTTAAAAGTCTTATAAGCTCGCATACCTTGTATGCTGCTATCCCACCGCATACTCCTATTAATATGTTTTTATTTTTTAATCTCATTCTTTTTCACCGGCTTTACGTACTTGTAAGAAATCTTCCCAGAAGCAACTTCATTTACTGCCATTGTAACATACTTGTCAGAGTTAAAATTGGTAATGTCAACCTTTTTTTGTGCCTGCTGAAGAAGTTGTCTTGCTCTTTTTGCAACAAGTACAGAAAGTGTGTATTTATTGTCCACATACTTTAAAAGCTCGTCAAGCCCTGGTCGCAAAAGCATTCTTCATTCACTCCTTCAAAAAACTTTGTATATCAAATCTCCTACTCTTTAGTTTTTCAACTTCAATAATCTTTTGTATCTTTTCAGCAGCATCATCCACATTGTCATTTATAACACAATAGTCATATTCTGGCACAAGTTTTATCTCGTTCTTGGCAATCTCAAGCCTTGCTCTTATCTCATCTTCCGACTCAGTGCCTCTTTTTACAAGTCTTTTGTAAAGCTCTTCTATGGATGGTGGCAGTAAAAATATCAGTACTGCATCCGAAAATACTTTTTTAATCTGAAGTGCCCCTTTTGTCTCAATCTCCAAAATTACATCATAGCCTTTTTCCAATGCTTCAAAGACAAAGTCTTTGGGCGTACCATAATAGTTATTGTTATATTCAGCATATTCTAAAAATCTTTCATTTTTAATCTCTTCTTCAAATTGCTCGC
This window encodes:
- the priA gene encoding replication restart helicase PriA, translated to MIAQVCINYQDANVDKVFDYLVPTHLENSIEIGKRVYVSFGVSNRIVEGLVVGIKQTTDIEENKLKSVLAVIDKFSIVSKEQIELAFSMKNYYALNLGEALSLVIPPFVSSKQIYNICAKKHEENRNLDDDLKKLYESILKKPVSVNSKLVKENKEKIMKLFLEGLLEFDLKNFDTRENAEKNLPLVEPNYNLTEEQHKALNSIISAFDEGGYNNILLFGVTGSGKTEVYIRAIQYAIEKGKSVIFMVPEISLTPQMIENVQSRIGNKVLVYHSKMKSLDRLNSWLAARNKEAVVVIGPRSAVFAPVKNLGLIIVDEEHEPSYKSEKSPRINAVEVAQMRAKINNIPIILGSATPSIEHYFYAQKGRYFLCTLKNRINKNLPEVLIVDMKKEILEGNKSIFSRLLLSEIENNLKKGEQVLLFLNRRGYSPIVICRECGYVYMCKNCSISLTYHKEGYLRCHYCGYKEEYRGVCAKCNSRYVRQYGSGTQKIEEEIKAYFKDARVLRMDSDTTSRKDATEQIVKKFREKEADILVGTQMIAKGLHFPDLTLVGVIDADILLNMPDFRSRERTFQLLTQVAGRSGREKPGKVIIQTFNPEDYSIVFASKHDYESFYAQEMKLRKMMEYPPYSYVVNFVTVAREQNMAKRGIEHVYALLREYEMENDMKIYGPSENPIFKIENQYRYHILVKFKRAGQMISIANLIKERYNYSNASLIIDVNPLDTL
- the fmt gene encoding methionyl-tRNA formyltransferase, whose product is MGTPDFAVDILQKLIQEPFVNLKLVVTQPDKPVGRKRILTAPAVKEFAQKVGIEVVQPEKLKNNEEFFELLKEINPDTIVVVAYGKILPKEVLEIPKYGCINVHASLLPEYRGAAPIQRVLMDGKEYTGITIMKMDEGLDTGDILLQKEVKIENDDDILTLSKKLSEAGSQLLIEVLKNIESITPVKQDHSRATYAPPIKKEEGKIDWDMCAKEIYNRFRALKMWPGIFTTFKEKLLKIHDMEIVQDNIFDSRPNGTVVEIDDSSIIIKVRDGLIRLKLLQLEGGKKIGARDFVNGYKIKRGDVLA
- a CDS encoding zinc metallopeptidase, with the translated sequence MFYYFDPLYLVFAIPAFLISLIAQMRVQMVFSKYSRVRTFSGLTGAEVAKNILWSNGIYDVRVEYVPGLLTDHYDPRFRVLRLSQGVFDSNSVAAVGVAAHEAGHAIQHYQKYPWLALRTAMVPVVNIGSNLAFPLILIGLLLKNGDIFINLGILLFSLAVMFTLITLPVELNASKRAVDALKVAGVILPDEEIAIKKVLGAAAMTYVAAVSVAILQLLYYLSLVQRRRDD
- the rsmB gene encoding 16S rRNA (cytosine(967)-C(5))-methyltransferase RsmB produces the protein MNTREAAFLLLFEVEKKKFSGMDSLMEKFHQKLKNEKDRALFVELVHGVLRYKSLIEYYINFVAKKGVKDKRILNILRVATYELLFLEKIPEYATVNEACEIASKISPHLKAFVNAILRNIIRNKNQIEESLERIKDVDYKSYISIKLSYPRFLIDYLEESYGLEKTLKILEFLNTKPPQSIKINTKKTDVSTLTQELEKNGFKYEINSHNNEIIHVLKGNIKETELYKEGYFYFQDLASSLVVKFNQEDFKRAKKVIDLCAAPGGKTFNCAEVIDGFVVACDINEHKLDILRENILRLGFDNIIVAKSDAEVFNPDFAEKFDIVIADLPCTGFGAIRKKPDIKWNKSYQDVENLHELQVRILDNAAGYLKKGGLLFYSTCTLSRKENEETVLKFLDKHRDFSLVSQITIFPDEFNCDGFFISKLRKEGER
- the rlmN gene encoding 23S rRNA (adenine(2503)-C(2))-methyltransferase RlmN; this encodes MKRLIKDLTIDELRKWLESVGEKPFRATQVFEWLYKKNATDVMQFTNLPLELRKKIDDEFLINSLQILQHQSDGESIKFLFELCDKNGVESVFLPYRYGNAICVSTQVGCRMNCRFCASAIGGFVRNLTPGEMVDQIINAENFTGKRITNVVLMGSGEPFDNIENVFKFIEIINSKEGKNIGARHITISTVGIVEGIYRLCDFPKQVNLAISLHAPNNSLRDKLVPINKKYPIEDIMKAVDYYIQRTNRRVTFEYALIDGVNDSIECAQELGKMLKGKLVHVNLIPVNPVEEKGFKRPSKEKIKTFFETLRSYQIQVTIRRELGSSISAACGQLRRRYFNITEK
- the def gene encoding peptide deformylase; amino-acid sequence: MALRKIRTYEDEILRKKSKVVEKFDQRLHQLLDDMKDTMYEANGIGLAAPQVGVLKRAVVIDIGEGAIELVNPEIEQVEGSAVDVEGCLSVPNVWGEVERPQKVVVKAQDRFGNEFRLEAEGLLARAVCHEIDHLDGILFVDKVIRFVSEEEIEQRRSRGDKMDLE
- the coaBC gene encoding bifunctional phosphopantothenoylcysteine decarboxylase/phosphopantothenate--cysteine ligase CoaBC encodes the protein MRLKNKNILIGVCGGIAAYKVCELIRLLKKNEANVKIIMTKNAQKFITPLTLQTLSQNKVYTDTFESEYFYDIEHISLTTWADILVVAPATANIIGKFANGIADDLLSTTFLAFDKSVLIVPAMNSNMFENAIVKQNIHKLKSVGINFVEPESGFLACGVYGKGRYPENQKILIEIEKLLCSQDLAGKKVLITAGPTREYLDPIRFISNRSSGKMGYAIAEEAYKRGAQVTVVSGPVSINTYADIEIIHVQTASQMYQKVKEIYEQYDILIFSAAVADYRPKTTNETKIKKENTDELVIELIKNPDILKFVGENKKPGQIIVGFSAETENVLENSQKKLEEKNADLIVANNVLEEGAGFDVDTNIVTLISKEKVENLPKMSKSEVAKRIFDHVVTYLCKM
- the rpoZ gene encoding DNA-directed RNA polymerase subunit omega; translation: MLLRPGLDELLKYVDNKYTLSVLVAKRARQLLQQAQKKVDITNFNSDKYVTMAVNEVASGKISYKYVKPVKKNEIKK
- the gmk gene encoding guanylate kinase, with product MREGLLIVISGPAGTGKGTVVGRLLEKNTNIKLSISKTTRKPRPGEKEGVNYFFVSREQFEEEIKNERFLEYAEYNNNYYGTPKDFVFEALEKGYDVILEIETKGALQIKKVFSDAVLIFLLPPSIEELYKRLVKRGTESEDEIRARLEIAKNEIKLVPEYDYCVINDNVDDAAEKIQKIIEVEKLKSRRFDIQSFLKE
- a CDS encoding Stp1/IreP family PP2C-type Ser/Thr phosphatase; this translates as MKCVRYVALTEKGNVRANNEDYYIVYKGEDGLNVFLIADGMGGHSAGEVASSLACQYVLDYILLNQKMLEYSLKETIKEAYRYANQKIINHQIKNPLFYGMGTTLAGLFCYKDKILVSNIGDSRVYIVDSNEIRQITEDHSLVYEMFKDGKITKEEIYTHPKKNVITRAVGIEEELEVDIYELAREEGKDYCFLLCTDGLTNMVFETYIHKIFKENNFDEIGKRLIEKALEAGGIDNITVIYLLV
- the pknB gene encoding Stk1 family PASTA domain-containing Ser/Thr kinase, encoding MDDFVIGNRYKVEEKLGSGGMSVVYKAKDAVLNRYVAIKVLRSEFATDEEFLQRFRTEALAAASLSHPNIVSIYDVGEQDGMYYIVMEYVNGKTLKEFMKETGRLSPKDATTIAIQVLRALDHAHKKGIVHRDIKPQNILIDENGIVKVTDFGIARAVSTGTIINTNLTIGSVHYFSPEQARGGYVDNRSDLYSLGVVLYEMVTGVLPFDGDTPISIALKHLQEQPIKPTLYNPNIPKSLEAIILKAMQKDILLRYQSASEMIQDLKNSLIEPEGDFVKIESHENAATKQFQLEKIKSDNTSVDPKKESKEKRKDWIYVVAGILTALIIVAIGWLIFYNAIGKSLTYQEDNITMPDLVGFSIDDAKAKLDELGLTYTIEEQNDPAEKGTVINQDPAAGIKVKKDTTVKLIVSKGPEMVKVPDVVGLNIKDAQIELDNSGLSVEIKKDYSDKPVDTVIEQQPSANQLIEKNGTVILTVSLGPKIEKVVVPDVTGMNIVDAKDVLQKNGLNVGNVTYKEVADRESDIVISQSPSYGQQVVKGSTVDLIVTKKVEPKSTTKIIIKTVILPSDLEEANVKIVVSSNGNESIVFDRIVKKEETPLQVKIPITGPSTIRMYINDQLSTEETVE